One window from the genome of Streptococcus salivarius encodes:
- the sstT gene encoding serine/threonine transporter SstT, with product MKRFISTWNRTSLIKRIAIGVVIGAVLGLLVPKFTVIGLLGDMFVGGLKAIAPLLVFALVANALSQTREGQQSNMKTVIVLYLFGTFAAALTAVISHYIFPISLKLGAAAATKATAPQGVGEVFKDLLLKMVDNPVNALAQANYIGVLVWAVVFGFAMRTASTHTKDLLHTLAEVTSQIVRWIINLAPFGILGLVFNTISENGVGVLADYGVLILVLVGTMAFVALVVNPIIVFVMMGKNPFPLVFLCLKDSGITAFFTRSSAANIPVNLQLCKDLGLNPDTYSVSIPLGSTINMAGAAVTINVLTLAAVTTLGIQVDFATALILSVVSAISACGASGIAGGSLLLVPVACSLFGISNDLAMQVVGVGFIVGVIQDSCETALNSSTDVLFTAVAEKSRWKKV from the coding sequence ATGAAACGATTTATTTCAACTTGGAATAGGACCAGTCTAATCAAGCGTATTGCCATTGGTGTGGTAATTGGTGCTGTACTTGGTTTGCTTGTTCCTAAGTTTACGGTTATTGGTCTCTTAGGGGATATGTTTGTTGGTGGCTTGAAGGCAATTGCTCCACTCTTGGTCTTTGCCTTGGTTGCCAATGCCCTTTCTCAAACGCGAGAAGGGCAACAAAGCAACATGAAGACAGTTATTGTTCTTTATCTCTTTGGGACCTTTGCGGCAGCATTGACGGCTGTTATTTCTCACTATATTTTTCCAATTTCTCTGAAGTTGGGAGCAGCGGCAGCGACTAAAGCGACGGCACCTCAAGGTGTGGGAGAAGTCTTTAAAGATTTGTTGCTTAAGATGGTGGATAACCCTGTCAATGCCTTGGCTCAAGCCAACTACATTGGTGTTTTAGTATGGGCGGTTGTCTTTGGTTTCGCCATGCGAACAGCTAGCACTCACACGAAAGATTTGCTACATACCTTGGCAGAAGTGACTTCACAAATCGTTCGTTGGATTATTAACTTGGCACCATTTGGTATCCTTGGTCTTGTCTTTAATACTATTTCTGAGAATGGTGTTGGTGTTTTGGCGGATTATGGTGTCCTAATCCTTGTCTTAGTGGGAACAATGGCCTTTGTTGCCTTGGTTGTTAATCCTATCATTGTTTTTGTGATGATGGGCAAAAATCCTTTCCCACTGGTTTTCCTTTGTTTGAAAGACTCTGGGATTACAGCCTTCTTTACTCGCTCGTCAGCAGCTAATATTCCTGTTAACCTTCAGCTTTGTAAAGATCTTGGTTTAAATCCTGATACCTATTCAGTTTCTATTCCTTTGGGGTCAACTATTAATATGGCTGGGGCAGCCGTGACAATCAATGTCTTAACTCTTGCTGCAGTAACGACTTTGGGAATTCAGGTCGATTTTGCGACAGCACTCATTCTTAGTGTGGTTTCAGCTATCTCTGCCTGTGGTGCCTCAGGTATTGCTGGAGGATCCCTTCTATTAGTGCCAGTAGCATGTAGCCTCTTTGGTATCTCAAATGATTTGGCCATGCAAGTTGTTGGTGTTGGCTTTATCGTAGGTGTCATCCAAGACTCTTGTGAAACAGCCCTTAACTCTTCAACAGACGTGCTTTTTACAGCAGTAGCAGAAAAGAGCCGTTGGAAGAAAGTATAG
- a CDS encoding S-adenosyl-l-methionine hydroxide adenosyltransferase family protein codes for MTNNLLVLQSDFGLVDGAVSAMIGVALQEEPSLGVHHLTHDITPYNTFEASYRLFQTVEYWPKGTTFVSVVDPGVGSSRKSVVALTKTGQYIVTPDNGTLSYIKKDVGIVAVREISEVENRRSNTELSYTFHGRDVYAYTGAKLASGHISFDEVGPELPVDKILELPVVETIIEDNLVRGAIDILDVRFGSLWTSITRDDFYALEPNFGDRFEVTIFNNDMLVYQNQVTYGKSFADVRIGQPIIYINSLYRVGLAINQGSFAKAYNVGVGSNWHIEIKHLGD; via the coding sequence ATGACTAATAATTTATTGGTGCTTCAATCAGACTTTGGTTTGGTCGACGGTGCTGTTTCGGCCATGATTGGTGTGGCTCTTCAAGAAGAACCAAGTTTGGGAGTTCATCACCTTACACATGATATTACACCCTACAACACTTTTGAAGCTTCCTATCGTCTGTTTCAGACTGTCGAGTACTGGCCAAAGGGAACAACCTTTGTTTCGGTAGTTGATCCGGGTGTAGGCTCATCACGTAAAAGTGTGGTTGCCTTAACAAAGACGGGGCAATATATCGTCACACCAGATAACGGAACACTTTCTTATATCAAGAAGGATGTCGGTATCGTTGCTGTCCGTGAAATTTCAGAAGTTGAGAATCGTCGTAGTAATACGGAGCTGTCTTATACCTTCCATGGTCGTGATGTTTATGCCTATACAGGTGCCAAATTAGCTTCTGGTCATATCAGTTTTGATGAAGTAGGTCCTGAGTTACCTGTGGACAAAATTCTAGAGCTTCCAGTGGTTGAAACCATCATAGAGGATAATTTGGTTCGTGGTGCAATTGATATTTTGGACGTCCGTTTCGGCTCTCTTTGGACCTCTATCACACGTGATGACTTTTATGCCTTGGAACCAAACTTTGGTGATCGATTCGAGGTGACCATCTTTAACAATGATATGTTGGTCTACCAAAATCAAGTTACCTATGGGAAATCTTTTGCGGATGTTCGTATCGGTCAGCCAATTATTTATATCAATTCCCTTTATCGTGTTGGCTTAGCCATAAACCAGGGGTCTTTTGCCAAGGCCTATAATGTTGGTGTGGGGTCTAACTGGCACATTGAAATTAAACATTTAGGAGATTAA
- a CDS encoding ECF-type riboflavin transporter substrate-binding protein translates to MKNNSIRTVVATGIGAALFIIIGMFVNIPIFGNTSIQLQYAVQALFSVIFGPITGFFMGFIGHALKDGIQYGNISWAWVFASAITGLVIGLFNKKYDVTTGKFSLMSMIWFNLAQALALLIAYGIVTPIGDRLQFAQAWSYLYAQSFVAGVANFITIAIGGTLLLAIYASSRTQSGSLTKD, encoded by the coding sequence ATGAAAAATAATTCAATTCGTACAGTAGTTGCGACAGGTATTGGTGCAGCACTCTTTATTATCATTGGTATGTTTGTTAATATTCCTATTTTTGGGAATACCAGCATCCAACTTCAGTATGCTGTTCAAGCACTATTTTCAGTGATTTTTGGGCCTATTACAGGTTTCTTTATGGGCTTTATTGGGCATGCGCTTAAAGATGGTATTCAATACGGAAATATCTCATGGGCTTGGGTGTTTGCAAGTGCCATTACAGGTCTTGTAATTGGTCTATTCAACAAAAAATATGATGTGACAACTGGCAAGTTTTCTTTGATGAGTATGATTTGGTTTAACTTAGCACAAGCATTGGCCCTCCTTATTGCCTATGGTATCGTTACTCCTATTGGTGATAGACTCCAATTCGCACAAGCCTGGTCATATCTTTATGCACAAAGTTTTGTAGCTGGCGTAGCTAACTTTATTACAATTGCAATCGGAGGAACCCTCCTTCTTGCAATCTATGCTAGCTCACGTACACAATCTGGTAGTCTTACCAAAGACTAG
- a CDS encoding ABC transporter ATP-binding protein encodes MDKYISFNQFTFQYDAQAEATLKDISFDIVKGEKVLILGPSGSGKSTLAQCLNGIIPNIHKGQAKGQVRIDGQDIFKQSIYDKSQLVSTVLQDPDGQFIGLTVAEDLAFALENDCANQSEMKDKVALWAERLDLTSLLNHRPQDLSGGQKQRVSLAGVLIDESPILLFDEPLANLDPKSGQETIDLIDKIHKEVGATTIIIEHRLEDVLYRPVDRILLVNDGTLLFNGSPDELLSSTLLLENGIREPLYVTVLRQLGFDTRDAQNLSQLDALDLSDLVLPDRVLKDKRDSSSESILKVEGLSVSYGDNPAIIDDMSFSLKKGERLAIVGKNGAGKSTLAKALCGFVPSQGKLTYKGQDISQDSITERSERIGFVLQNPNQMISQTMIFDEVALGLRLRGIEETEVEERVHEVLKTCGLYSFRKWPISALSFGQKKRVTIASILVLKPEIIILDEPTAGQDYKTYTDIMNFLDSLQKQGHTIVMITHDMQLMLEYSDRCLVVVEGKIIADDNPVTILNQKDLLESANLKQTSLYTLGQKLSSDPVEVTQYYIEKGGPNV; translated from the coding sequence ATGGATAAATACATTAGTTTTAATCAGTTTACATTTCAATATGATGCGCAAGCAGAAGCGACGCTTAAAGATATCAGCTTTGATATTGTCAAAGGCGAGAAAGTGCTCATTTTAGGCCCTTCTGGTAGCGGAAAGTCGACCCTGGCTCAGTGTCTCAATGGTATCATACCTAATATTCATAAAGGTCAGGCAAAAGGCCAGGTAAGGATAGATGGTCAGGATATTTTCAAGCAATCTATCTATGATAAGTCACAGTTGGTATCTACGGTATTGCAGGATCCAGATGGTCAGTTTATTGGCTTAACAGTAGCCGAGGATTTGGCTTTTGCCTTGGAAAATGATTGTGCTAATCAAAGTGAGATGAAGGATAAGGTAGCTCTCTGGGCTGAACGTCTAGACTTGACTTCTCTTTTGAATCACCGCCCTCAAGACTTATCAGGTGGCCAAAAACAACGAGTTAGTTTGGCTGGAGTCTTGATTGATGAGAGTCCTATTCTTTTATTTGATGAGCCTCTAGCAAATTTAGATCCTAAATCAGGACAGGAAACCATTGACCTCATTGATAAAATCCACAAAGAGGTGGGAGCTACAACAATTATTATTGAGCATCGTCTAGAAGATGTTCTTTATCGTCCTGTTGACCGGATTTTACTGGTCAATGATGGTACCCTCCTCTTTAACGGTAGCCCAGATGAGCTTTTATCAAGTACTCTCTTACTGGAAAATGGGATTCGCGAACCTCTATATGTGACGGTTTTACGTCAGTTGGGATTTGACACAAGAGATGCACAAAATCTTAGTCAATTGGATGCTTTAGACTTATCTGACCTTGTTCTGCCAGATAGAGTTTTGAAAGATAAAAGAGACAGTTCAAGTGAATCTATTTTGAAGGTTGAGGGGCTTAGCGTTTCCTATGGGGATAATCCGGCGATTATAGACGATATGTCCTTTAGCTTGAAAAAAGGTGAGCGACTAGCGATTGTCGGTAAAAATGGAGCTGGAAAGTCGACGCTTGCCAAAGCTCTATGCGGTTTTGTCCCTAGTCAAGGGAAATTAACTTACAAGGGTCAGGATATCAGTCAGGATAGCATCACCGAGCGTTCAGAGCGTATAGGCTTTGTTTTGCAAAACCCTAATCAGATGATTAGCCAAACTATGATTTTTGATGAAGTGGCTCTTGGTTTACGCTTGCGAGGGATTGAAGAAACCGAGGTTGAAGAGCGTGTTCATGAGGTCCTGAAGACTTGTGGCCTCTATAGCTTTCGTAAATGGCCCATTTCTGCGCTTTCCTTTGGTCAGAAAAAGCGCGTGACCATTGCGTCTATCTTGGTCTTGAAACCTGAAATCATTATTTTGGATGAGCCAACGGCTGGTCAAGATTACAAGACTTACACAGATATCATGAATTTCTTGGACAGTCTTCAGAAGCAAGGCCATACCATTGTGATGATTACCCATGACATGCAGCTCATGTTGGAATATAGTGATCGTTGTCTCGTTGTGGTTGAGGGGAAAATCATTGCAGACGACAATCCTGTTACAATTCTTAATCAGAAGGATTTACTTGAGTCAGCTAATCTCAAGCAGACATCTCTTTATACTTTGGGTCAGAAATTGTCAAGTGATCCAGTAGAAGTAACCCAGTATTATATCGAAAAAGGAGGCCCTAATGTCTAA
- a CDS encoding energy-coupling factor transporter transmembrane component T family protein, with translation MSNRLIGYQSGQGFLYDLSGASKMLFFILVSVACMATYDPRFILAVGLLSIYLFYLAKIRWRDISFVVKIIGSIALFNLLMVYLFSPGYGEEIYGAKTVIIEGWGRFYLTSQELFYLANLLLKYFSTVPLAILFLMTTHPSQFAASLNQIGVPYKFAYSVSLTLRYIPDVQEEFFTIRKAQEARGLDLSQKVGLVKRIRGNLQIVLPLIFSSLERIDTISTAMELRRFGRYKKRTWYVHKSLMKQDYLVILSAILILGISIGLIFFNHGRFYNPWG, from the coding sequence ATGTCTAATCGTTTAATTGGTTATCAGTCAGGTCAAGGTTTCCTCTATGATTTGTCTGGGGCAAGTAAGATGCTTTTCTTTATCTTGGTTTCAGTTGCTTGTATGGCAACCTATGACCCACGTTTTATTCTAGCAGTAGGCTTACTTTCTATTTATCTCTTTTATTTGGCCAAGATTCGTTGGCGAGATATTTCATTCGTTGTTAAGATTATTGGATCGATTGCCCTCTTTAATTTACTTATGGTCTACCTTTTCTCACCTGGTTATGGTGAAGAAATTTACGGGGCTAAGACAGTTATTATTGAAGGTTGGGGGCGTTTCTATCTAACCAGTCAGGAGCTTTTTTACCTTGCAAATCTATTGCTCAAGTATTTTTCAACGGTCCCTCTTGCCATTCTATTTCTCATGACTACTCATCCGAGTCAGTTTGCGGCTAGCCTGAATCAAATTGGGGTTCCTTATAAATTTGCCTATTCCGTGAGTTTAACCTTGCGTTATATTCCAGATGTTCAAGAAGAATTCTTTACGATTCGTAAGGCTCAGGAGGCTCGTGGTTTGGATTTGTCGCAAAAGGTGGGATTGGTCAAACGCATTCGCGGGAATCTCCAAATTGTTCTTCCACTAATTTTTTCATCTCTCGAACGAATTGATACCATATCGACAGCTATGGAATTACGACGATTTGGTCGCTACAAAAAACGTACATGGTATGTGCATAAATCTTTGATGAAACAAGATTACCTTGTCATCCTATCAGCTATCCTTATATTGGGGATTAGTATTGGATTAATTTTCTTCAATCATGGTCGTTTTTATAATCCATGGGGCTAA
- a CDS encoding potassium channel family protein — MKTQIIGVLGLGIFGQTIATELSSFGQDVIALDNNSTTIDSLADQVTKAAVGDITDIDFLRSAGIDTCDTVIIATGEHLESSALALLQCKKLGITNIIAKAMNNNYEEVLYGMGANWVITPERSTAKELASNILRYNISNIFHLEDDVALIELKIPKEWAGKSLHTLNLRQNYNVNVIGFRDEQNGKLNTHFDPSKKLPDEGIILVVADNRTLEKFDYLGYLK; from the coding sequence ATGAAAACACAAATTATTGGGGTCCTCGGTTTGGGAATCTTTGGACAAACCATTGCAACCGAACTCTCCTCTTTTGGACAAGACGTTATTGCCTTAGATAATAACTCTACAACAATTGATTCCCTTGCTGATCAGGTGACTAAGGCCGCTGTTGGTGACATTACTGACATTGACTTTCTACGTTCTGCTGGTATTGATACTTGCGATACAGTCATTATTGCAACTGGAGAACACTTAGAATCTTCTGCACTGGCGCTCCTGCAATGTAAAAAACTTGGCATTACAAATATTATTGCTAAAGCTATGAATAACAATTATGAGGAAGTCCTTTACGGAATGGGGGCCAACTGGGTCATCACTCCTGAGCGTAGCACAGCAAAAGAATTGGCTTCAAATATCCTCCGTTATAACATTTCAAATATTTTTCATTTAGAGGACGACGTGGCTTTAATTGAACTTAAAATTCCAAAAGAATGGGCTGGAAAGTCTTTGCATACATTAAATCTAAGACAAAATTATAACGTCAACGTTATTGGTTTTAGAGATGAGCAAAATGGCAAGTTAAACACTCACTTTGACCCAAGTAAGAAACTACCTGACGAAGGAATCATCCTAGTAGTCGCCGACAATCGGACACTAGAAAAATTTGATTATTTAGGCTATTTGAAATAA